A DNA window from Pongo abelii isolate AG06213 chromosome 2, NHGRI_mPonAbe1-v2.0_pri, whole genome shotgun sequence contains the following coding sequences:
- the AHSG gene encoding alpha-2-HS-glycoprotein, whose translation MKSLVLLLCLAQLWGCHSAPHGPGLIYRQPNCDDPETEEAALVAIDYINQNHPWGYKHTLNQIDEVKVWPRQPSGELFEIEIDTLETTCHVLDPTPVARCSVRQLKEHAVEGDCDFKLLKLDGKFSVVYAKCDSSPDSAEDVRKVCQDCPLLAPLNDTRVVHAAEAALAAFNAQNNGSRFQLEEISRAQLVPLPPSTYVEFTMSGTDCVAKEDTEAAKCNLLAEKQYGFCKATLSEKLGGEEVAVTCTVFQTQPVTSQPQPEGANEAVPTPVVDPDAPPSPPLGAPGPPPAGSPPYSHVLAAASPAHQLYRAHYDLRHTFMGVVSWRSPSGEVSHPRKTRTVVQPSVGAAAGPVVPPCPGRIRHFKV comes from the exons ATGAAGTCCCTCGTCCTGCTCCTTTGTCTTGCTCAGCTCTGGGGCTGCCACTCAGCCCCACATGGCCCAGGGCTGATTTATAGACAACCGAACTGCGATGATCCAGAAACTGAGGAAGCAGCTCTGGTGGCTATAGACTACATCAATCAAAACCATCCTTGGGGATACAAACACACCTTGAACCAGATTGATGAAGTAAAGGTGTGGCCTCGG CAGCCCTCCGGAGAGCTGTTTGAGATTGAAATAGACACCCTGGAAACCACCTGCCATGTGCTGGACCCCACCCCTGTGGCAAGATGCAGCGTGAGGCAGCTGAAGGAGCAT GCTGTCGAAGGAGACTGTGATTTCAAGTTGTTGAAACTAGATGGCAAGTTTTCCGTGGTATACGCAAAATGCGATTCCAGTCCAG ACTCGGCCGAGGACGTGCGCAAGGTGTGCCAAGACTGCCCCCTGCTGGCCCCGCTGAACGACACCAGGGTGGTGCACGCCGCGGAAGCTGCCCTGGCCGCCTTCAACGCTCAAAACAACGGCTCCCGTTTTCAGCTGGAGGAAATTTCCCGGGCTCAGCTTGTG CCCCTCCCACCTTCTACCTATGTGGAGTTTACAATGTCTGGCACTGACTGTGTTGCTAAAGAGGACACAGAGGCAGCTAAGTGCAACCTGCTGGCAGAAAAG CAATATGGCTTTTGTAAGGCAACACTCAGTGAGAAGCTTGGTGGGGaagaagttgcagtgacctgCACGGTGTTCCAAACACAG CCCGTGACCTCACAGCCCCAACCAGAAGGTGCCAATGAAGCAGTCCCCACCCCCGTGGTGGACCCAGATGCACCTCCATCCCCTCCACTTGGCGCACCTGGACCCCCTCCAGCTGGCTCACCCCCATACTCCCATGTGTTAGCGGCAGCTTCCCCAGCACACCAGTTGTACCGGGCGCACTACGACCTGCGCCACACCTTCATGGGTGTGGTCTCATGGAGGTCACCCTCAGGAGAAGTGTCGCACCCCCGGAAAACACGCACAGTGGTGCAGCCTAGTGTTGGTGCTGCTGCTGGGCCAGTGGTTCCTCCATGTCCGGGGAGGATCAGACACTTCAAGGTCTAG